The stretch of DNA CGTCTGAACGCGTCATCCCGCGTCGAGCTCTCGCGCGCGTGTTCTGGCGTCGCTGCGTCTCACGCGAGCGATATCACGCTCTATCAAACCATCAAATTATCAAGACACGTCATTTTCCAATACACGAACACTTGGGACCTGGAGAAAATTGTGGATCGACATTTAGATACATATAATCACACTTGAAATTTTCTCGAACATGATTGAAGTTATAATGTGGTAACGTACACAAATTTTTTAGTACTATGAGGAAAAATACAAATGCCATTTATCTTCTTGCATATGTTCTGTAAAGTAAGGAGACATAGTTCAGAAGACACAAGGATCCGTGTGATTATTAATAATTTGCTTggttaatattaaaatattgtagAATTGTGTATGTTGGTATGCGACAACCACGATTACATATTGATAGTGACCCAACTCAACCTTCGGTCTCTAGAAAATAGACGTATTGTGTTTGATAAATATATTCGCGTTTAAAGTATTAAATGGCACTGTCAATTGCCCAGGCattcttcaaaaattcaaattgagCACGTCGTGTATATCAGTAAGAAAGAAAATCGTGTTGACTGAAGAGAGGCACCGATCGCTCTTTGATAAACACAATTGCCTTAACCGTATATTCATGTTAGTTAACAAACTCTGCACATCGATTAACTTGTTTGGCCCATTATCTATTTCTAGATATCGTTTACACAATACTTTGTCAACCTACAATTAGCTTGTAAACTaatctatattatatattaaacgGTGTAcccataaaataaatattattattattactattaaaaaTATTGGAAGATTGCTATGAACTCCTACATATTCTCGTGTTATCGGATCTATTACATCTTCAACTTCCGTCATGCTAACATCACTTTATGGAATTCTGATCATCACATTTGACGAGCATGAATAGCCTCCTTTTTTCGGCGTCTCGCCGAAATTTCCGAGAAACCGTCAGAGGAATCGGCCACGAGAATCGTCAGAGATTTTTATCGAAGGAGGATGAAAGAAGAGTGGTCGGGCAGAATCTCGTGAAGCTCGCATAGTAGGACGGTCTCCGGGTTATAGTTTCCATGTAAATGAGTGGTCGAGTaagaagacgaagaagaagCAGACCCGCGCCTGGCCTGCAGCGGTCTTTTACGCCGTGAAACGATCATCGGCGTATGGTCGCTCGTAAAATTGTCAATGATGATGATTACGGTCCAATTACCAGTTCACGTATCGGCGGAGCGGAGAGAAAAAAGCCACAGCCGGGGGAAAAAGAATAACGGGAGAGAAAAATAAGTTTTCTCGTTCAACCCTCCCGGAGGGCAGCGCTAAACGATAATCGTCGCAATTTAGTAATCGAAAATTCCAAATAAATTTACTTCCCGTTAGGAATTAACTTCGCGCCGCATACTACTCGCAAACTGTTACATTGTCCTCGATACATAATGCCGATATTATCGAGCACCATCGATCGAACGATCCATGCCCATCGTACCGCGCGTCGCGGACCGAAGTTAGACCCTTCCGATCCGCTCTCGGTACCATATCTCATTTTGTCGACGAAAAAATGACCGAGCAGGAACACCACGCGATCGACCACACGGCGCGTTTTCCATTCCCGCGAATATCTGCCTCGAGGGATCAATGTtagcaatttttttttttttttcacgaaCGGTGAAAGGGGATCGTTTCCATGGCTGACGCTTAACGGGCAGCACCACTGCGAGCGTTCGAAACGAGTTCATTATACCCGTGAAAAAGCGCGATCCATCATCGTCCTCGTCAGATTAGATCAAACCGAGGAACAACGCGCTCGCGCCACGTGTTACCGTGTAACTAGTAGGAGGCAGCGAGAGGAGCACAAGAGCTCCGGGCTCTGTTGTCCGACTAGAAGCAACATGACAGTTTGGCATGATTAGTACACGTGTACTATTGTTCATTCATCCCGGGCCACCCACCATAGAGCGTACAAAGGAACGCGCGGGGACGTCGTAGAGACAGATGTAGATCACTCAGCCAGATAGCGGGCGAAGGAAGACAGCGAGCCTGGTCTACTCATCGCCAGCATATTCCTACGTCCAGCCACCTATTGGCTTCGCTTTATTTACGAACGACTCGCTTATCGGACAGCTCCACCGTCCACTGTCTCGCGAGCAATCCGTTTCTACTGCAGATCAGATTCGTATCGCGCACGGAGCTCCAATATCCGTACGGGCGGCGGGCAACGAGATCGCGCCAAGGGAAAATAGAGTAGCAAACAATAGAGTCTATGGGCGTGCGCTCGCGGGTAGGGTGCTGGCTTAGTCGATACAGACGCTGTGATTACACGTTTCTGTTTGCTGCGAGGATGTATTCAAGAGCGAGAAGAGGAAATGAGTTTGTAGGATTTAAATGGAAAGAGGTTATTAGAATTTTCTTTAGGAGGTCTCCGAGGTTTTAGGAAGACAGGTTCGTGAGAGTAATATTCGTTTATTGATCAGTCTTTGTAGTCTGAAGAACTTGTGAAGCTGAATACATTAATGTTTCATTTCACAGTTGTATAGCTAATAATATGCATGTATATACTTAGCTGTTCTGTGCACCGTACATTATTGAAAAACttgaatattagaaaatttaaaaatttaacaatTCGTGTATTTTAAAAAGGCAGAGTTGTGAAAATCTAAATACtttaagatttaaatatttaaaaattggggtatttggaaatttttaaatttgagtaCCGTTAAGAACCCAGTTGCTGACCAGAACCCAGCTCCTAATCAGTCTAGtatttacatacatatatgaaatttattttgataaaaatttgttctaaaaatttactaaataactgttacctattttgatattcatacgtgaaatttaatagctgGTAATGAGACATAATTTAAGTGGTCAGCTATTGCTCCTTTTATGTTTTACTTTAAGAACTAAATTGAGTGATTTAATTATTATCATTTTCGCACTTTCTCCAATAGAAAGTTGGAGACGACAGATAGATTTATATGAATAACAAAAAATCGTTTGGATTTGGGTAATTTTTTCGTGAGTGCACAAGGAAAACCATGCTTTTTACTCTTAAGTGATCAGGAACAGGTTCCTTAACAGTatgtttaaatttgaatatttgaatattactaACTTCCCAAGACCCCTCTCGATCAGCTCTAATCTTCTGATCTACTCACCTAAACAGCCACAAACTATTGTCAGAATCTCCACGCATCGACTACTAAACATCGAGCCATCGTAGATAAGAAATAGCATAGGAATGCAGGTAAGCAGGGGGTGTCGCAGTTCCTATCAAAAACTGAGGAGGAAGGGGAAAGTGGACAGCGTGGTGAGACGTCGAGTCGCGTTCCGTTGTTTCGTCTGAAATAGCACGACAGTTTGGCATGACGGGAACACGTGTACTATTGTTCGTCGAATCCGCGGCCACCCACCTCAGACACGGTACACGGGCCAGTGGGACCAGGGAGATGGAGTAGATCAGAAGGAAAGGCAGGCAGATATGAAATAAAGGGAGACAAGCAGAGGCCTCTTCACTCGCGCGGCGATTCCTTCGTGTGAGATTCGTGGCACTGTGGCGCGTGTATTATCGTCGCTATTATTACGCCTTCGCCACCCCCGACACCGTCTTGATGGACAGTACGACAGACAGGTTTCTGCCTCCTCCTTTCTCCCTTTCCGCCGTCTTCCTTCGTTTTGCCCGCGCTTGAGCGTAGTCTTTTTCTAGTAACACGGAGATGGAAACTCCGTTTGCGTTCTCGTGACATTCTACGATTATTAATAAGCCGCTGACTTTCAACTTTCGTGCGGTGAGTGATGGACCATCTTGAACTCGTGGTCGTTGATGTCAGCGGGTATTCTTTTTTACTTGGTAGCCGTCGTTGCTCGACGATttctgattgggaattgaaattgTAGAGTCAATATTGAAGGGAAGTTGAAACTTCAAGATAGTTGTTGACACTTCTTGGAGTCCTGaataatattaatctaatagaaAGAAGGTAGTTTAATCTTATCGTTCTTGAATTTAATCTTGAAACATACATCATACGAGACTTCAATTTTCATCATCgtattatataaattattaaagaGATAAGATATTCTGTTATCCAGAACTCCCAGAAAATGAGTAAGTACAATGTATCTCATCCAGCGGCGCAGTAGACACTTTCTCTTGTTCTAGGAAGAGTAAAGTGCTGGGAATAGAATTGTTCGTCGGCGCGATTAATATCATTTTGTATCGCACAAAAGAGCTCATCTCCCGACAACTCGGCTTCCTGTAACTGTCCGCTGGCGTTTCGACGCCCTCGTCGTTGAATAGCCTCGGACACGGAGCGCGTCTGGGCTCTCGCGAGCGAGCGTCACGCCACGCCACACGATCGCCATAAATTATATTCCACGCGTGGATAGAACAATGCGCGTGACGGAAACGAGGGAGCAACAGCGCCAATGCAACACTGTGCTTCCACGACTTATCCTCTCTCGTTTCTCTTCCTCCCTACGTTCACCCATGATATTCTCTTCTCCGTCCCCTCTCTTGCTTCTAGACACTCTCGGCTGCCTCGCCTCCTAGGACCGAAACTTTTTCATTTTCCCTCGGCACCAGCGTCGCTTATGGCCTTTTTATTCTCCTCCATTCCCTCGCGCAACTCCTTCTCGGAGAATCGTCCGTCGTTCGCTTTAGTTGCATTCCTCTGGCACGAGACCTTAAGCGTAATTCCGCGAGGCTGCCTCTAACGCTTGCTAGGAGCTAAGCCAGCGTCGATGACGGCGTTATTGCCACCCTGCACGCCGCCGCTTAACGCGATCGCTGACTGAGACCAGCCGTTATCTGAGAATAGGCCCTCGGGAGGAGAGGCCGCGGTAAAATTGGTTGAAAATTATGTGTACGCGTGTTTGCGTGATCGTTTTTGAGCTGGCAGCACGGGTGGCGCCATACGCCACGGGAAGCCAAGCATTAGTACAATTAGCTGAAAAATTTCGGCTCTGTCGTAAATTTATTGCCGATTCGATGAGTTGCACCCTTTGGAGAAAAGGCGCTGCAACTTGTGTTAGAACAATGTGGAATGATTTCAGAGGCATACGACAAAAATAACTCTTGTACAGTTTTGCCTTCTTCCAGGGAGAGAAAAAGTCTTCTTATTCCATGTatcacaattttattttataaagtaTTTATTATGTTATTCATGTTAATTTGGTGGTGTAGATTTCATTATGTTATGAGTCTCGTTCTTGAAGACTAAGATGTTCTTATGAAATAGAGGTCACAAAATTTGACAAGGGTTTGATTTTATTATGAGCTCTccaattaagattgagtattgccatTTGTTTTTGAGATCCTCTTACTGTACACTGAGTATTATGCACTTGTATCAATATCGCGCTTCTGAAAGCTGTGTGGAGATTGGCAAAGATCCAGAGACCTCGTCAACTCTTCAAACTGCCTTTAAAACCAGCTGACGAGCAGACGAAGTAGAATAATCCTTTCAACTGCGCCATTCTATCACTCCCAGTTTTCATCTCGCGTTATCATTAGTTTCCACGCTTGGCCGCAGCGTGACAGTACTTGAAGCGAGTCGAAGCTTATCATAGTCGCGGCTCGTTCCTTGTTGCAACACGTAACCGTTTCGAATAACAAGTTGTGGCGATACGAATGTGACGAGCCGATGAAAGTGGGCAAGCGAAATGGGAGCAACGATGACAAATGTCAACGAAATTCTAGAATACAGGCCAACTCTGACACTATAGTTGTTTTAAGAATCTATCAAAATTTTGAGGTCTTCTCAAGACGGAAAAAGAACAGTGATGACGTACCATAAGTCATCGGTATTATATGAAATTGCTACTTTTGTGGGTTAAATGAATAGCTCTATATTTGAACAACAACAATgggattttttattaattttgaaaaCTAACGATATAGCAGTTTTCTAAGGAAAAATTTCTTTGCCAAGTTAGATGGTGTGACAAGACAACGTAATTGAAATTTTAAGTCCACATCATTTCAGATATGACGTGCAGAGCTTTCTCAATGCTGTAATTCCATCAACTATTCTAATTACAAAATCCTCTTACCAAAGTGTTTGACACAtatcaattttaataatatagGGAAAAGAAATTTTCGATTTTTGGAAATCGATAAGGTGGTGTCCTTACTATCTGCCCCCTTAACGTTTTGCATTGGGGAAGATTTTAAATAAGATTGTAGTATACCAGCACAGCTAGCATTCTGAGGGCAAGGGTTTAACAGACATGTGACTCATACATTTAATTGGTTATACATAGGTATGTGTACAGAATGTTCGACAACAAAtatcagaaatttaaaaaaattattctacATGACAAACGAAGAGGAAGATGAAGGATGTTAAAATTGCCTTTGAGACTTCATGTTATTAGTTATTGAGAGAACACTTAAAATATACCTACGtgaagtatgtctgacttgaagacctattctactaatatcgctgcgtctgacctggctaaggcacgccgacagtagaataagtttcaagtcagacacaattgTCGTGCATTTAAAGAGTATTTGTCACAACTAATAACTCAGAAGCAAAgtctcaaacgcaatttcgttattcttaattttcatcaCATGTCAGTATGTATAGAAACACTCCTCAAAATTGCTGATATCTGTTAtcaaacactctgtataacCATTATTGCAAAGTTAACAAACTATCCCCAACGAACAAGGCAAAATCATCAGAATCAACCTAATTGCATCATATTACTTACACAGATATCCACAGATCAGTGGGTACCTACTATTGTCATAGAAAGCAATTATTCACACGTAAGAGAAGCACTTCTTAATGTCGCGGTACCATCTGCCGTGTATTTCACGATCCCTCCACTTACGTAAGCCAGTACAATATTTCGACTCGCGTTTTAGCTAACAGACGGACAGCCACCCACGCAAGCGGCTGGCTGGCGTTCCCCATTTGTCTCTGGACGCTCTTTCTCTGTCCGATCGCGCGGAACGCCGGCGTGACCGACGTGCGTCGCGGTTCTCCGCCGACAGCCAGGCAAACGTTGCGCGAACCGTGCGAAACGTTACAATCTTTCTGGCTGTCTCCTATTCGCCTTGCACGTCACCAACCACGACCGCGCGCACCGCCGATAATTCCCGCTACTATTTCAAGCGGACGTCCTGTCCCACGACGAAGCTCCTTCCCTCGGTTTGGCCTTTGTCCAGGGCGTTTGTCCAATCCCCCTTCGAAGGATTACCGACAGAGAAATAATTCTTCTGGAATATCGTTACAGGTTGGGATCTTTGATTGATGCCGAGCCTTTCTGTTTCGACTTTTTGCGATGGCCGAGGACGGAGGCTGCGGAAACGGAGAATCGAGGAATTGGATACGGGCTGGCTCCGCGAACTTGGCACTGAGAGCCGGCAGGGGTTGGAGCGTGAAGGCGTTTTTCTTCGGCGACAGCTCTTCGCGGTGGAGACTTGCGAGCAGTTTTGTCGGAGAAGTTGCTGTTTTTTCAGGTAGGGGAATGGGCTGTAAACTGTTCGCGATTTGAAGCGTAAATCTTGTATTATGACGAAGTGTCTTAGGGGAAATGAGGAAACAGTGATTTGAGGGAAGTATGAAACTCCTGTACGTGATAGAAATGATATACTGTACAGAGCTACTAGGGTTGCAGCTGGAAAAAATGCGGATCTCTATAATTACAGTAGATAGGGCTACCTGATTTCACACGCACTTTTCAACGTATTACTGGCCGAAGTAGTCATAACTTTTAATTGAATCGACGTATTTCCTATACACAGTAAATTATTACTATGTCAACATGGGTGCAACCTTACCAACTTTGCACAGTAGATAATAAGTAGTTCGTTTTATTTTAACTATTATTAACTATTTCCACTAATCTTCTCAGATCACAATCTCCTCGTAGCCAAAAAATTTCGTCAAAAATCTAGAACCAGCCCAACGAGTCAGCCTCAATATTCGAGACCATCTGCTTAAATAACGCAGCTTTCTCCCACAACTGCTATCGTACTCAAGGGATTACAGGAACAAGTTCCTCAAGAATTTCGTAGATAGAATAAACCAAAGTAATTACTGTACTTAAAGATAGCCTTACGTGGACGTTGCAACGCGACTTAACAATCGCTAGAACACTTGTACCCGCGGATTACAAGACTTTCGCTTTCCTACGATCCCAAGGAACTCTCGGGGTCGCGGATTTTTCTCGCCTCCCCTCGTGGAAGTACCAAGCAGAGATTGTCGCAGGGACGATGGAACGCGGCGAATCGGAGAATTTCGCGACGCGAAAGGGAAGTCGTAGGTGAAGGAAGAAGGGAAGTCGCGTTGGAAAGCCAGACGTCGCTGGCAATAACTTGTTGCACCCAACCACTTGTTGCACGCCTCTCAAAATTCTTCACGCCTCGCCGAGTAATTTTACCGTAAATTGCCTCTTCGGGAAAAAGTCTCCCGCGACGTATCTCATTGGCGCAGGGGCTGGGACCAGGACGCGAGCAGGAACTGGTCGCGATCCTGCGTTTGCCCTCGCGACCAAGGACCAAAAAGGAAGCCAAGGGACGGACACGTTAAGGCAACAAATTGAGAGGTTTTACTACGATGTCGGGGCTATCGAGTCGTTATTTGTTTATCGGCGGCATCACTGGCTTTTACAAGCGCGAGGATCTTGCGGGTGCTTCTCCATTATGCGGAAGCAGCAAGGGATATATTATGCATTTCGTTGGGTTATTGGTTAGGGGTTCCCTAATAAACCAGAGGGTCTTTTTTAACTTTGTTTTCTCCTTTGCAGTATTTTTTCTGGTTTCTGTAGGTACTTTTCTTTAGACAGAAGTAACAGTAGATTTAATGTGGATTTTTTTGAGTTATTAGTAAAAGGATTTCTTAGTAAATCAAAGTGCTGGGTTTCTAATTTCGTTTCCTTGTTTGCTGTATTTGTTGAGACTCGTTTTCTTCTTATTGTACCCTGAGATTTGAGTGACAAAATATCACATTTAATGGAACACCAAAGCGAGCGTGAAGCTCTGATGTCTTGCTTCATCATCTCTAAGCATTGAATGGAAAAAAGTCGTATTTCCATTAGACCTACTAGCGAGCTGATCCTCGAGCAGGGAATATTAATTTCAGTTCCTCGTGAGGTAACTTTGATAAATTGGCTTTGCAAATGACCATGAACGTAGGTAACGTGTGCGTTTACGTTTATTTCTGGAAAAAGGACGCGAACTAGTAGATTGTCATAAGGAAATGTGCACCTTTATTTCTTGGCGATAGTTGCATAGAACAGTTGCGATTAGTTCTTCTCTTTTTCAGCAGAGATAAAGTACCGTTTTATTGCTCGAATTATCTAACATTTATGAACCATTACGAAACCCAGATTCACGTGTCGACTGTAATATCAATCAAGACAATGAAAATTTTCGATGACAGCGACCTTTCGACGCATTGTGCATTTTTATCCTTCCAAGTTGTTACTTCAGTTTCGAGCCAGTATCAGACTCTCGCCAGATGCAACCCAGCGGGGAATAAATCTTGCGGTTAATTTGTTGTGAAATTGTTGCGATTCGAAATCTTTATTTACGGCTGTACACTTATCTTTATTTAATAATACATATTATGCAATAGACCAGAAGTTATACAAGGTAAACTCGACGTGTAATGAATCGATAGCATATCTCAGCGATAAATAGATGCTTAACGAAAAGGTTATTGATATCGATTTATAACCAGTTTTCCAAATGGCGTTTTTTGCGAGTGTTAGCGCGGCAGATTGATCGTTTAATATACTTTATTTACGTGATGcgatattaatattttacaacACTATTAACATGTTGAAGTAATATTATCACGTTGTAGAGTGATTCAAAGTGATACTATTACTGTAGACATTTTGCGTGTTAATAGAGATTCACAGTGGAATAAGACCATTCTTGTTCAGACAGACATATTCTCTACACTCTACACAATGCTTTGTAATTAGCTTTCAGTAGACTGAGGAGGATTTTTACCGTCAGATTAACGTTCTGTCAACAAAAAACCTGTTTTTAAGATTCAGATATACACCAATTAAGAGTGTCGACAAGATCCTCAACTTTCCAAAGTAGAACAGTTGCTTTGAAAGACGAGCGGCCCTACGTGGAGTTATTGAACGTTGAAAGACGTCTGTACATGAAAGCA from Calliopsis andreniformis isolate RMS-2024a chromosome 2, iyCalAndr_principal, whole genome shotgun sequence encodes:
- the LOC143185965 gene encoding uncharacterized protein LOC143185965 — encoded protein: MAEDGGCGNGESRNWIRAGSANLALRAGRGWSVKAFFFGDSSSRWRLASSFVGEVAVFSGDRHTLNSSTRVANYVDENGGKCTKRMGAAESYGAVVLTPTHYDD